CGACCGTAACAGCGTCCTGTCCGGTCATGGCGTCCACCGCCAGAAGGATTTCCTGCGGCTTGACTGCGGCCTTTATATCCTGCAATTCCCGCATCATTTGTTCGTCTATATGCAAGCGGCCGGCCGTATCCAATATCACTATGTCGCGGCCGGCCAAGAGGGACTGTTTAACGGCGTTTTCGGCGATTTCAACCGGCGATGCGCCCGTGTCCATAGAAAACACCGGCAAACCGAGCTGTTCCCCCAATATCTGCAACTGCCGCACCGCCGCCGGACGATAAACATCGGCGGCAGCAAGCAGGGGTTTTTTATTGTCTGCGGCAAAAAACTTCGCGAGCTTGCCGGCGCTCGTGGTCTTGCCCGAACCTTGCAGCCCTACCAGCATGATCACCGTCGGCGGGCGCGACGACATTGCGATCTTGCTCTGCGCGCCGCCCATCAGCAGCGTCAACTCCTCGTTGACGATCTTTATTACCTGCTGCGTCGGCGTAAGGCTTGCCAAAACTTCCTGCCCGACGGCGCGTTCTTTTATTTTCGCAATAAAATCTTTTGCCACCTTGAAATTGACGTCGGCTTCCAGAAGCGCCACGCGCACCTCGCGCAGAGCGTCGCCTACCTCTTTTTCGGTCAGCTTGCCTTTGCTTCGCAGTTTTTTGAATATACCCGTGAGTTTTTCGGACAATCCGTCAAACGCCATTTTTTACTCATCGCCTTCCTCGATCATATGCTTGATCTTCGCCCGCGCCCGCTCAAGCGCCGGCGGGACGGTTCCGGCCTCTTTTGTCGCCTGTTCTATCAGCGACGCTATTTCGGAAAGGTTCCCCTTCTCTTTGCTGCACCGGCCGGCCAGCCCAAGTTTGTTCTCAAAATCATTCATCGTCTCAACCGCTCTTTTTATAATATCATGCACGGCCTGCCTCGACACGCCAAAATTCTCCGCGACTTC
The sequence above is a segment of the Acidaminococcales bacterium genome. Coding sequences within it:
- the ffh gene encoding signal recognition particle protein; the encoded protein is MAFDGLSEKLTGIFKKLRSKGKLTEKEVGDALREVRVALLEADVNFKVAKDFIAKIKERAVGQEVLASLTPTQQVIKIVNEELTLLMGGAQSKIAMSSRPPTVIMLVGLQGSGKTTSAGKLAKFFAADNKKPLLAAADVYRPAAVRQLQILGEQLGLPVFSMDTGASPVEIAENAVKQSLLAGRDIVILDTAGRLHIDEQMMRELQDIKAAVKPQEILLAVDAMTGQDAVTVAEAFNGQLGVDGIVLTKLDGDARGGAALSVKAVTGRPIKFVGVGEKLDALEPFYPDRMASRILGMGDVLGLIEKIGKTVDLEKAQELEKKLRKEEFTLEQFLEQMQQIKKLGSLKSILGMIPGISGKLKDTEVDEKEIAHVEAIIQSMTRKERRDPRIINGGRRKRIALGSGTKVQDVNRLLKKFEESRKLMKQLQGMSSFSQKGILNKLPFMK
- a CDS encoding YlxM family DNA-binding protein — encoded protein: MIEQMLKVTLLYDFYGGLLTERQRKCIEQHYFDDLSLSEVAENFGVSRQAVHDIIKRAVETMNDFENKLGLAGRCSKEKGNLSEIASLIEQATKEAGTVPPALERARAKIKHMIEEGDE